The proteins below come from a single Orcinus orca chromosome 6, mOrcOrc1.1, whole genome shotgun sequence genomic window:
- the ST6GALNAC4 gene encoding alpha-N-acetyl-neuraminyl-2,3-beta-galactosyl-1,3-N-acetyl-galactosaminide alpha-2,6-sialyltransferase isoform X5: protein MEIIALPPVSIRGHQGRLLLITLCSLGFSAAYILLCCWACLPFCLASCLDSHLSINSRPTVRGPQHFSGYSSVPDGKDFLSLYLPLQPLVREPCRSCAVVSSSGQMLGSGLGAKIDGAECVLRMNQAPTVGFEADVGRRSTLRVISHTSVPLLLRNYSHYFQQARDTVYVVYTFTERMMAYCDQVFQDETGKNRRQSGSFLSTGWFTMILALELCEEIVVYGMVSDSYCREESRPSVPYHYFEKGRLDECQMYLAHERAPRSAHRFITEKAVFSRWAKKRPIVFAHPSWRTQ, encoded by the exons ATGGAGATCATAGCACTACCTCCTGTGAGCATCCGAGGTCACCAG GGTCGGCTCCTCCTCATCACCCTGTGCTCCTTGGGCTTTTCCGCTGCCTACATCCTGCTGTGCTGCTGGGCCTGCCTGCCCTTCTGCCTGGCCTCCTGCCTGGACTCCCACCTCTCTATCAACTCCAGGCCCACTGTGCGAGGGCCCCAGCACTTCAGTGGCTACAGCAGCGTGCCAGATGGCAAG gactttctttctctctacctcCCCCTGCAGCCGCTGGTCCGAGAGCCGTGCCGCAGCTGTGCCGTGGTATCCAGCTCGGGCCAGATGCTGGGCTCGGGCCTGGGTGCGAAGATCGACGGTGCTGAGTGTGTGCTGCGCATGAACCAGGCGCCCACTGTGGGCTTCGAGGCGGACGTGGGCCGGCGCAGCACCCTGCGGGTCATCTCCCACACGAGCGTGCCGCTGCTGCTGCGGAACTACTCGCACTACTTCCAGCAGGCCCGTGACACCGTCTACGTG GTGTACACCTTCACCGAGCGCATGATGGCCTACTGCGACCAGGTCTTCCAGGACGAGACGGGCAAGAACCG GAGGCAGTCGGGCTCCTTTCTCAGCACCGGCTGGTTCACCATGATTCTCGCCCTGGAGCTGTGTGAGGAGATCGTGGTCTATGGAATGGTCAGCGACAGCTACTGCAG GGAGGAGAGCCGCCCCTCGGTGCCTTACCACTACTTCGAGAAGGGCCGGCTGGACGAGTGTCAGATGTACCTGGCACACGAGCGGGCACCCCGCAGCGCTCACCGCTTCATCACCGAGAAGGCTGTGTTCTCCCGCTGGGCCAAGAAGAGGCCCATTGTGTTCGCCCACCCGTCCTGGAGGACCCAGTAG
- the ST6GALNAC4 gene encoding alpha-N-acetyl-neuraminyl-2,3-beta-galactosyl-1,3-N-acetyl-galactosaminide alpha-2,6-sialyltransferase isoform X3, with amino-acid sequence MKAPGRLLLITLCSLGFSAAYILLCCWACLPFCLASCLDSHLSINSRPTVRGPQHFSGYSSVPDGKDFLSLYLPLQPLVREPCRSCAVVSSSGQMLGSGLGAKIDGAECVLRMNQAPTVGFEADVGRRSTLRVISHTSVPLLLRNYSHYFQQARDTVYVVWGQGRHMDRALGGRTYRMLLQLTRVYPGLQVYTFTERMMAYCDQVFQDETGKNRRQSGSFLSTGWFTMILALELCEEIVVYGMVSDSYCREESRPSVPYHYFEKGRLDECQMYLAHERAPRSAHRFITEKAVFSRWAKKRPIVFAHPSWRTQ; translated from the exons ATGAAGGCTCCG GGTCGGCTCCTCCTCATCACCCTGTGCTCCTTGGGCTTTTCCGCTGCCTACATCCTGCTGTGCTGCTGGGCCTGCCTGCCCTTCTGCCTGGCCTCCTGCCTGGACTCCCACCTCTCTATCAACTCCAGGCCCACTGTGCGAGGGCCCCAGCACTTCAGTGGCTACAGCAGCGTGCCAGATGGCAAG gactttctttctctctacctcCCCCTGCAGCCGCTGGTCCGAGAGCCGTGCCGCAGCTGTGCCGTGGTATCCAGCTCGGGCCAGATGCTGGGCTCGGGCCTGGGTGCGAAGATCGACGGTGCTGAGTGTGTGCTGCGCATGAACCAGGCGCCCACTGTGGGCTTCGAGGCGGACGTGGGCCGGCGCAGCACCCTGCGGGTCATCTCCCACACGAGCGTGCCGCTGCTGCTGCGGAACTACTCGCACTACTTCCAGCAGGCCCGTGACACCGTCTACGTGGTGTGGGGCCAGGGGAGACACATGGACCGGGCGCTGGGCGGCCGCACCTACCGCATGCTGCTGCAGCTCACCAGGGTGTACCCGGGCCTGCAGGTGTACACCTTCACCGAGCGCATGATGGCCTACTGCGACCAGGTCTTCCAGGACGAGACGGGCAAGAACCG GAGGCAGTCGGGCTCCTTTCTCAGCACCGGCTGGTTCACCATGATTCTCGCCCTGGAGCTGTGTGAGGAGATCGTGGTCTATGGAATGGTCAGCGACAGCTACTGCAG GGAGGAGAGCCGCCCCTCGGTGCCTTACCACTACTTCGAGAAGGGCCGGCTGGACGAGTGTCAGATGTACCTGGCACACGAGCGGGCACCCCGCAGCGCTCACCGCTTCATCACCGAGAAGGCTGTGTTCTCCCGCTGGGCCAAGAAGAGGCCCATTGTGTTCGCCCACCCGTCCTGGAGGACCCAGTAG
- the ST6GALNAC4 gene encoding alpha-N-acetyl-neuraminyl-2,3-beta-galactosyl-1,3-N-acetyl-galactosaminide alpha-2,6-sialyltransferase isoform X4: MKAPGRLLLITLCSLGFSAAYILLCCWACLPFCLASCLDSHLSINSRPTVRGPQHFSGYSSVPDGKPLVREPCRSCAVVSSSGQMLGSGLGAKIDGAECVLRMNQAPTVGFEADVGRRSTLRVISHTSVPLLLRNYSHYFQQARDTVYVVWGQGRHMDRALGGRTYRMLLQLTRVYPGLQVYTFTERMMAYCDQVFQDETGKNRRQSGSFLSTGWFTMILALELCEEIVVYGMVSDSYCREESRPSVPYHYFEKGRLDECQMYLAHERAPRSAHRFITEKAVFSRWAKKRPIVFAHPSWRTQ; the protein is encoded by the exons ATGAAGGCTCCG GGTCGGCTCCTCCTCATCACCCTGTGCTCCTTGGGCTTTTCCGCTGCCTACATCCTGCTGTGCTGCTGGGCCTGCCTGCCCTTCTGCCTGGCCTCCTGCCTGGACTCCCACCTCTCTATCAACTCCAGGCCCACTGTGCGAGGGCCCCAGCACTTCAGTGGCTACAGCAGCGTGCCAGATGGCAAG CCGCTGGTCCGAGAGCCGTGCCGCAGCTGTGCCGTGGTATCCAGCTCGGGCCAGATGCTGGGCTCGGGCCTGGGTGCGAAGATCGACGGTGCTGAGTGTGTGCTGCGCATGAACCAGGCGCCCACTGTGGGCTTCGAGGCGGACGTGGGCCGGCGCAGCACCCTGCGGGTCATCTCCCACACGAGCGTGCCGCTGCTGCTGCGGAACTACTCGCACTACTTCCAGCAGGCCCGTGACACCGTCTACGTGGTGTGGGGCCAGGGGAGACACATGGACCGGGCGCTGGGCGGCCGCACCTACCGCATGCTGCTGCAGCTCACCAGGGTGTACCCGGGCCTGCAGGTGTACACCTTCACCGAGCGCATGATGGCCTACTGCGACCAGGTCTTCCAGGACGAGACGGGCAAGAACCG GAGGCAGTCGGGCTCCTTTCTCAGCACCGGCTGGTTCACCATGATTCTCGCCCTGGAGCTGTGTGAGGAGATCGTGGTCTATGGAATGGTCAGCGACAGCTACTGCAG GGAGGAGAGCCGCCCCTCGGTGCCTTACCACTACTTCGAGAAGGGCCGGCTGGACGAGTGTCAGATGTACCTGGCACACGAGCGGGCACCCCGCAGCGCTCACCGCTTCATCACCGAGAAGGCTGTGTTCTCCCGCTGGGCCAAGAAGAGGCCCATTGTGTTCGCCCACCCGTCCTGGAGGACCCAGTAG
- the ST6GALNAC4 gene encoding alpha-N-acetyl-neuraminyl-2,3-beta-galactosyl-1,3-N-acetyl-galactosaminide alpha-2,6-sialyltransferase isoform X9 → MKAPGRLLLITLCSLGFSAAYILLCCWACLPFCLASCLDSHLSINSRPTVRGPQHFSGYSSVPDGKPLVREPCRSCAVVSSSGQMLGSGLGAKIDGAECVLRMNQAPTVGFEADVGRRSTLRVISHTSVPLLLRNYSHYFQQARDTVYVVWGQGRHMDRALGGRTYRMLLQLTRVYPGLQVYTFTERMMAYCDQVFQDETGKNREESRPSVPYHYFEKGRLDECQMYLAHERAPRSAHRFITEKAVFSRWAKKRPIVFAHPSWRTQ, encoded by the exons ATGAAGGCTCCG GGTCGGCTCCTCCTCATCACCCTGTGCTCCTTGGGCTTTTCCGCTGCCTACATCCTGCTGTGCTGCTGGGCCTGCCTGCCCTTCTGCCTGGCCTCCTGCCTGGACTCCCACCTCTCTATCAACTCCAGGCCCACTGTGCGAGGGCCCCAGCACTTCAGTGGCTACAGCAGCGTGCCAGATGGCAAG CCGCTGGTCCGAGAGCCGTGCCGCAGCTGTGCCGTGGTATCCAGCTCGGGCCAGATGCTGGGCTCGGGCCTGGGTGCGAAGATCGACGGTGCTGAGTGTGTGCTGCGCATGAACCAGGCGCCCACTGTGGGCTTCGAGGCGGACGTGGGCCGGCGCAGCACCCTGCGGGTCATCTCCCACACGAGCGTGCCGCTGCTGCTGCGGAACTACTCGCACTACTTCCAGCAGGCCCGTGACACCGTCTACGTGGTGTGGGGCCAGGGGAGACACATGGACCGGGCGCTGGGCGGCCGCACCTACCGCATGCTGCTGCAGCTCACCAGGGTGTACCCGGGCCTGCAGGTGTACACCTTCACCGAGCGCATGATGGCCTACTGCGACCAGGTCTTCCAGGACGAGACGGGCAAGAACCG GGAGGAGAGCCGCCCCTCGGTGCCTTACCACTACTTCGAGAAGGGCCGGCTGGACGAGTGTCAGATGTACCTGGCACACGAGCGGGCACCCCGCAGCGCTCACCGCTTCATCACCGAGAAGGCTGTGTTCTCCCGCTGGGCCAAGAAGAGGCCCATTGTGTTCGCCCACCCGTCCTGGAGGACCCAGTAG
- the ST6GALNAC4 gene encoding alpha-N-acetyl-neuraminyl-2,3-beta-galactosyl-1,3-N-acetyl-galactosaminide alpha-2,6-sialyltransferase isoform X7, with translation MTQPLVREPCRSCAVVSSSGQMLGSGLGAKIDGAECVLRMNQAPTVGFEADVGRRSTLRVISHTSVPLLLRNYSHYFQQARDTVYVVWGQGRHMDRALGGRTYRMLLQLTRVYPGLQVYTFTERMMAYCDQVFQDETGKNRRQSGSFLSTGWFTMILALELCEEIVVYGMVSDSYCREESRPSVPYHYFEKGRLDECQMYLAHERAPRSAHRFITEKAVFSRWAKKRPIVFAHPSWRTQ, from the exons ATGACACAG CCGCTGGTCCGAGAGCCGTGCCGCAGCTGTGCCGTGGTATCCAGCTCGGGCCAGATGCTGGGCTCGGGCCTGGGTGCGAAGATCGACGGTGCTGAGTGTGTGCTGCGCATGAACCAGGCGCCCACTGTGGGCTTCGAGGCGGACGTGGGCCGGCGCAGCACCCTGCGGGTCATCTCCCACACGAGCGTGCCGCTGCTGCTGCGGAACTACTCGCACTACTTCCAGCAGGCCCGTGACACCGTCTACGTGGTGTGGGGCCAGGGGAGACACATGGACCGGGCGCTGGGCGGCCGCACCTACCGCATGCTGCTGCAGCTCACCAGGGTGTACCCGGGCCTGCAGGTGTACACCTTCACCGAGCGCATGATGGCCTACTGCGACCAGGTCTTCCAGGACGAGACGGGCAAGAACCG GAGGCAGTCGGGCTCCTTTCTCAGCACCGGCTGGTTCACCATGATTCTCGCCCTGGAGCTGTGTGAGGAGATCGTGGTCTATGGAATGGTCAGCGACAGCTACTGCAG GGAGGAGAGCCGCCCCTCGGTGCCTTACCACTACTTCGAGAAGGGCCGGCTGGACGAGTGTCAGATGTACCTGGCACACGAGCGGGCACCCCGCAGCGCTCACCGCTTCATCACCGAGAAGGCTGTGTTCTCCCGCTGGGCCAAGAAGAGGCCCATTGTGTTCGCCCACCCGTCCTGGAGGACCCAGTAG
- the ST6GALNAC4 gene encoding alpha-N-acetyl-neuraminyl-2,3-beta-galactosyl-1,3-N-acetyl-galactosaminide alpha-2,6-sialyltransferase isoform X2 — translation MEIIALPPVSIRGHQGRLLLITLCSLGFSAAYILLCCWACLPFCLASCLDSHLSINSRPTVRGPQHFSGYSSVPDGKPLVREPCRSCAVVSSSGQMLGSGLGAKIDGAECVLRMNQAPTVGFEADVGRRSTLRVISHTSVPLLLRNYSHYFQQARDTVYVVWGQGRHMDRALGGRTYRMLLQLTRVYPGLQVYTFTERMMAYCDQVFQDETGKNRRQSGSFLSTGWFTMILALELCEEIVVYGMVSDSYCREESRPSVPYHYFEKGRLDECQMYLAHERAPRSAHRFITEKAVFSRWAKKRPIVFAHPSWRTQ, via the exons ATGGAGATCATAGCACTACCTCCTGTGAGCATCCGAGGTCACCAG GGTCGGCTCCTCCTCATCACCCTGTGCTCCTTGGGCTTTTCCGCTGCCTACATCCTGCTGTGCTGCTGGGCCTGCCTGCCCTTCTGCCTGGCCTCCTGCCTGGACTCCCACCTCTCTATCAACTCCAGGCCCACTGTGCGAGGGCCCCAGCACTTCAGTGGCTACAGCAGCGTGCCAGATGGCAAG CCGCTGGTCCGAGAGCCGTGCCGCAGCTGTGCCGTGGTATCCAGCTCGGGCCAGATGCTGGGCTCGGGCCTGGGTGCGAAGATCGACGGTGCTGAGTGTGTGCTGCGCATGAACCAGGCGCCCACTGTGGGCTTCGAGGCGGACGTGGGCCGGCGCAGCACCCTGCGGGTCATCTCCCACACGAGCGTGCCGCTGCTGCTGCGGAACTACTCGCACTACTTCCAGCAGGCCCGTGACACCGTCTACGTGGTGTGGGGCCAGGGGAGACACATGGACCGGGCGCTGGGCGGCCGCACCTACCGCATGCTGCTGCAGCTCACCAGGGTGTACCCGGGCCTGCAGGTGTACACCTTCACCGAGCGCATGATGGCCTACTGCGACCAGGTCTTCCAGGACGAGACGGGCAAGAACCG GAGGCAGTCGGGCTCCTTTCTCAGCACCGGCTGGTTCACCATGATTCTCGCCCTGGAGCTGTGTGAGGAGATCGTGGTCTATGGAATGGTCAGCGACAGCTACTGCAG GGAGGAGAGCCGCCCCTCGGTGCCTTACCACTACTTCGAGAAGGGCCGGCTGGACGAGTGTCAGATGTACCTGGCACACGAGCGGGCACCCCGCAGCGCTCACCGCTTCATCACCGAGAAGGCTGTGTTCTCCCGCTGGGCCAAGAAGAGGCCCATTGTGTTCGCCCACCCGTCCTGGAGGACCCAGTAG
- the ST6GALNAC4 gene encoding alpha-N-acetyl-neuraminyl-2,3-beta-galactosyl-1,3-N-acetyl-galactosaminide alpha-2,6-sialyltransferase isoform X6 — translation MEIIALPPVSIRGHQGRLLLITLCSLGFSAAYILLCCWACLPFCLASCLDSHLSINSRPTVRGPQHFSGYSSVPDGKDFLSLYLPLQPLVREPCRSCAVVSSSGQMLGSGLGAKIDGAECVLRMNQAPTVGFEADVGRRSTLRVISHTSVPLLLRNYSHYFQQARDTVYVVWGQGRHMDRALGGRTYRMLLQLTRVYPGLQVYTFTERMMAYCDQVFQDETGKNREESRPSVPYHYFEKGRLDECQMYLAHERAPRSAHRFITEKAVFSRWAKKRPIVFAHPSWRTQ, via the exons ATGGAGATCATAGCACTACCTCCTGTGAGCATCCGAGGTCACCAG GGTCGGCTCCTCCTCATCACCCTGTGCTCCTTGGGCTTTTCCGCTGCCTACATCCTGCTGTGCTGCTGGGCCTGCCTGCCCTTCTGCCTGGCCTCCTGCCTGGACTCCCACCTCTCTATCAACTCCAGGCCCACTGTGCGAGGGCCCCAGCACTTCAGTGGCTACAGCAGCGTGCCAGATGGCAAG gactttctttctctctacctcCCCCTGCAGCCGCTGGTCCGAGAGCCGTGCCGCAGCTGTGCCGTGGTATCCAGCTCGGGCCAGATGCTGGGCTCGGGCCTGGGTGCGAAGATCGACGGTGCTGAGTGTGTGCTGCGCATGAACCAGGCGCCCACTGTGGGCTTCGAGGCGGACGTGGGCCGGCGCAGCACCCTGCGGGTCATCTCCCACACGAGCGTGCCGCTGCTGCTGCGGAACTACTCGCACTACTTCCAGCAGGCCCGTGACACCGTCTACGTGGTGTGGGGCCAGGGGAGACACATGGACCGGGCGCTGGGCGGCCGCACCTACCGCATGCTGCTGCAGCTCACCAGGGTGTACCCGGGCCTGCAGGTGTACACCTTCACCGAGCGCATGATGGCCTACTGCGACCAGGTCTTCCAGGACGAGACGGGCAAGAACCG GGAGGAGAGCCGCCCCTCGGTGCCTTACCACTACTTCGAGAAGGGCCGGCTGGACGAGTGTCAGATGTACCTGGCACACGAGCGGGCACCCCGCAGCGCTCACCGCTTCATCACCGAGAAGGCTGTGTTCTCCCGCTGGGCCAAGAAGAGGCCCATTGTGTTCGCCCACCCGTCCTGGAGGACCCAGTAG
- the ST6GALNAC4 gene encoding alpha-N-acetyl-neuraminyl-2,3-beta-galactosyl-1,3-N-acetyl-galactosaminide alpha-2,6-sialyltransferase isoform X1 — MEIIALPPVSIRGHQGRLLLITLCSLGFSAAYILLCCWACLPFCLASCLDSHLSINSRPTVRGPQHFSGYSSVPDGKDFLSLYLPLQPLVREPCRSCAVVSSSGQMLGSGLGAKIDGAECVLRMNQAPTVGFEADVGRRSTLRVISHTSVPLLLRNYSHYFQQARDTVYVVWGQGRHMDRALGGRTYRMLLQLTRVYPGLQVYTFTERMMAYCDQVFQDETGKNRRQSGSFLSTGWFTMILALELCEEIVVYGMVSDSYCREESRPSVPYHYFEKGRLDECQMYLAHERAPRSAHRFITEKAVFSRWAKKRPIVFAHPSWRTQ; from the exons ATGGAGATCATAGCACTACCTCCTGTGAGCATCCGAGGTCACCAG GGTCGGCTCCTCCTCATCACCCTGTGCTCCTTGGGCTTTTCCGCTGCCTACATCCTGCTGTGCTGCTGGGCCTGCCTGCCCTTCTGCCTGGCCTCCTGCCTGGACTCCCACCTCTCTATCAACTCCAGGCCCACTGTGCGAGGGCCCCAGCACTTCAGTGGCTACAGCAGCGTGCCAGATGGCAAG gactttctttctctctacctcCCCCTGCAGCCGCTGGTCCGAGAGCCGTGCCGCAGCTGTGCCGTGGTATCCAGCTCGGGCCAGATGCTGGGCTCGGGCCTGGGTGCGAAGATCGACGGTGCTGAGTGTGTGCTGCGCATGAACCAGGCGCCCACTGTGGGCTTCGAGGCGGACGTGGGCCGGCGCAGCACCCTGCGGGTCATCTCCCACACGAGCGTGCCGCTGCTGCTGCGGAACTACTCGCACTACTTCCAGCAGGCCCGTGACACCGTCTACGTGGTGTGGGGCCAGGGGAGACACATGGACCGGGCGCTGGGCGGCCGCACCTACCGCATGCTGCTGCAGCTCACCAGGGTGTACCCGGGCCTGCAGGTGTACACCTTCACCGAGCGCATGATGGCCTACTGCGACCAGGTCTTCCAGGACGAGACGGGCAAGAACCG GAGGCAGTCGGGCTCCTTTCTCAGCACCGGCTGGTTCACCATGATTCTCGCCCTGGAGCTGTGTGAGGAGATCGTGGTCTATGGAATGGTCAGCGACAGCTACTGCAG GGAGGAGAGCCGCCCCTCGGTGCCTTACCACTACTTCGAGAAGGGCCGGCTGGACGAGTGTCAGATGTACCTGGCACACGAGCGGGCACCCCGCAGCGCTCACCGCTTCATCACCGAGAAGGCTGTGTTCTCCCGCTGGGCCAAGAAGAGGCCCATTGTGTTCGCCCACCCGTCCTGGAGGACCCAGTAG
- the ST6GALNAC4 gene encoding alpha-N-acetyl-neuraminyl-2,3-beta-galactosyl-1,3-N-acetyl-galactosaminide alpha-2,6-sialyltransferase isoform X8, producing the protein MLGSGLGAKIDGAECVLRMNQAPTVGFEADVGRRSTLRVISHTSVPLLLRNYSHYFQQARDTVYVVWGQGRHMDRALGGRTYRMLLQLTRVYPGLQVYTFTERMMAYCDQVFQDETGKNRRQSGSFLSTGWFTMILALELCEEIVVYGMVSDSYCREESRPSVPYHYFEKGRLDECQMYLAHERAPRSAHRFITEKAVFSRWAKKRPIVFAHPSWRTQ; encoded by the exons ATGCTGGGCTCGGGCCTGGGTGCGAAGATCGACGGTGCTGAGTGTGTGCTGCGCATGAACCAGGCGCCCACTGTGGGCTTCGAGGCGGACGTGGGCCGGCGCAGCACCCTGCGGGTCATCTCCCACACGAGCGTGCCGCTGCTGCTGCGGAACTACTCGCACTACTTCCAGCAGGCCCGTGACACCGTCTACGTGGTGTGGGGCCAGGGGAGACACATGGACCGGGCGCTGGGCGGCCGCACCTACCGCATGCTGCTGCAGCTCACCAGGGTGTACCCGGGCCTGCAGGTGTACACCTTCACCGAGCGCATGATGGCCTACTGCGACCAGGTCTTCCAGGACGAGACGGGCAAGAACCG GAGGCAGTCGGGCTCCTTTCTCAGCACCGGCTGGTTCACCATGATTCTCGCCCTGGAGCTGTGTGAGGAGATCGTGGTCTATGGAATGGTCAGCGACAGCTACTGCAG GGAGGAGAGCCGCCCCTCGGTGCCTTACCACTACTTCGAGAAGGGCCGGCTGGACGAGTGTCAGATGTACCTGGCACACGAGCGGGCACCCCGCAGCGCTCACCGCTTCATCACCGAGAAGGCTGTGTTCTCCCGCTGGGCCAAGAAGAGGCCCATTGTGTTCGCCCACCCGTCCTGGAGGACCCAGTAG